In one Arachis duranensis cultivar V14167 chromosome 9, aradu.V14167.gnm2.J7QH, whole genome shotgun sequence genomic region, the following are encoded:
- the LOC107466837 gene encoding ABC transporter G family member 8, whose amino-acid sequence MEDQRPTKPSPTTKTYKLTATSISYTKSTTTTTTTTTFAVPLLLFKHCTTTPPTYILKDVSLTAYPSEILAIVGPSGAGKSTLLDILSARTLPSHGTLELNNSPLIPSTFRKLSAYVPQHDACLPLLTVSETFAFSAHLLKPKTSDIAAIVSSLLSELRLTHLAHTRLSHGLSGGEHRRISIGLSLLHDPAVLLLDEPTSGLDSTSAFKVMQILKSICVSRHRTIVLSIHQPSFKILSCIDRILLLSKGTVVHHGSLASLQAFLHSNGFTVPHQLNALEYAMEILSQLNELKPITPPSIPESPESSSAASSISDNNGHRSKEIIRYKSSRIHEICTLYGRFLKIIYRTRQLLLTNTLEALLVGLVLGTIYINIGFDKEGIEKRFGLFAFTLTFLLSSTTETLPIFINERPILLRETSSGVYRLSSYLIANTLVFLPYLLVVAIIYSIPVYFLVGLCASWISFAYFVLVIWVIVLMANSFVLFLSSLAPNYIAGTSLLTVLLAAFFLFSGYFISKESLPKYWLFMHFLSMYKYALDALLINEYSCLATRCLIWYQENQVCMVTGGDVLQKRGLQESQKWTNVYFLIGFFVLYRVLCLLVLIRRVSRSKT is encoded by the coding sequence ATGGAAGACCAGCGACCAACAAAGCCATCACCAACAACGAAGACCTACAAGCTCACTGCCACTTCAATCTCCTACACTaaatccaccaccaccaccaccaccaccaccacctttgCTGTACCACTCTTACTCTTCAAACATTGCACAACAACCCCACCAACCTACATCCTCAAAGACGTCTCCTTAACTGCATACCCTTCTGAAATCCTTGCCATTGTTGGCCCAAGTGGTGCAGGAAAATCCACCCTCTTAGACATTCTCTCTGCTAGAACACTTCCATCACATGGAACTCTTGAACTCAACAATTCCCCTCTTATTCCTTCCACATTCAGAAAACTCTCAGCATATGTTCCacaacatgatgcatgcctCCCTTTGCTCACAGTGTCTGAGACTTTTGCATTTTCAGCACACCTCCTCAAGCCTAAAACCTCTGACATTGCAGCCATAGTTTCTTCTCTTCTCAGTGAACTGAGGTTAACTCATTTGGCACACACAAGGCTCTCTCATGGTCTATCAGGTGGAGAACATAGAAGAATCTCCATAGGCCTTAGTCTTCTCCATGATCCTGCAGTGTTGCTCCTTGATGAACCAACTTCAGGCCTTGACAGCACCTCTGCATTCAAGGTCATGCAGATTCTCAAATCCATTTGCGTTTCACGTCACAGGACAATTGTTCTCTCCATTCACCAACCAAGCTTCAAGATCCTCTCTTGCATTGATAGGATCTTGTTGCTGTCCAAGGGTACTGTGGTCCACCACGGAAGCCTTGCATCACTCCAAGCATTCTTACACTCAAATGGCTTTACCGTGCCCCATCAACTCAATGCATTGGAATATGCAATGGAAATATTAAGTCAATTGAACGAGCTTAAGCCTATTACTCCACCAAGCATTCCTGAATCACCTGAAAGTTCATCAGCTGCAAGTTCCATATCTGATAACAATGGACATAGATCCAAAGAGATAATAAGGTACAAGAGCTCCAGAATCCATGAAATATGCACTCTATATGGCAGGTTTTTGAAGATAATATACAGAACAAGGCAACTCCTTTTAACAAACACCTTAGAGGCACTTCTTGTAGGGCTTGTTTTGGGAACAATTTACATCAACATAGGGTTtgataaggaaggaattgagaaaAGGTTTGGTTTATTTGCATTCACCTTAACATTCCTACTATCTTCCACAACAGAAACCCTTCCAATCTTCATCAATGAGAGGCCAATCTTGCTTAGAGAAACATCAAGCGGGGTTTATAGGCTCTCATCATATCTCATTGCAAACACACTTGTTTTCTTGCCATACTTGCTTGTAGTTGCAATCATATACTCCATCCCAGTCTACTTCTTAGTTGGTTTATgtgcttcttggatttcttttgcTTATTTTGTTCTGGTCATTTGGGTAATTGTTCTCATGGCAAACTCCTTTGTGCTCTTCTTGAGTTCCCTGGCACCTAACTACATTGCTGGCACATCACTATTAACAGTGCTTCTTGCAGCATTTTTTCTGTTCTCTGGGTACTTCATCTCAAAGGAGAGTTTACCAAAGTACTGgcttttcatgcattttttgtCCATGTACAAGTATGCACTTGATGCATTACTCATCAACGAGTACTCTTGTTTGGCCACAAGGTGTTTGATATGGTACCAAGAGAATCAAGTTTGTATGGTAACTGGGGGTGATGTGTTGCAGAAGAGGGGGCTCCAAGAAAGTCAAAAATGGACCAATGTTTACTTCTTGATTGGGTTCTTTGTGTTGTACCGTGTGCTTTgcttgttggttttgattagaaGAGTTTCAAGGTCCAAAACTTGA